One part of the Bdellovibrio bacteriovorus genome encodes these proteins:
- the cysS gene encoding cysteine--tRNA ligase: MLKIHNSQSKQLEDFTPLTPGQVKMYVCGPTVYNFLHVGNFRGPVVFNMVRNWLEHLGYKVTYALNFTDVDDKIINRANELGMTPTELSEKYIAEYKKDFAMLGLRPHDMNPKVTEHMDDIRSMVESLVSQKKAYEAQGDVLYSIESFKDYGKLSGRNTDDLLAGARVEVDEKKRNPMDFALWKAAKPGEVSWPSPWGPGRPGWHIECSAMIKNLFGDQIDIHGGGMDLIFPHHENEIAQSEGCTGKAFVKYWMHNNMLNFGGQKMSKSLGNIVTMREFLEMYNAEIYKWMILSAHYRTLSDFGDEAVERAVGGLSRVYSALSMAESYLTAEVTQEDAAFAKITQDAWKKVEEAMNHDFGTPDAFAAMFEVVRQFNAQVRRGMKVNPAIQGKALAFHNFVRKMGSMMSLFQEPAHAFLIKLDDMLLKKMNLERSAVNALVAERGEARAAKDFAKSDELRAKITALGISVSDTPEGSFWEVTK; the protein is encoded by the coding sequence ATGTTGAAGATTCACAATTCTCAAAGCAAGCAGCTTGAAGATTTCACACCACTGACGCCGGGACAGGTGAAAATGTATGTGTGTGGTCCGACGGTGTATAACTTCCTGCATGTGGGGAACTTCCGCGGGCCGGTGGTCTTTAACATGGTTCGCAACTGGCTGGAGCACCTGGGTTACAAAGTGACCTACGCCCTGAATTTCACGGACGTGGATGATAAGATCATCAACCGTGCGAACGAGCTGGGTATGACTCCGACTGAGTTGTCTGAAAAATACATCGCAGAATACAAAAAAGATTTCGCGATGCTGGGGCTTCGCCCGCATGACATGAATCCGAAGGTGACGGAGCACATGGATGACATTCGCTCCATGGTGGAAAGCCTGGTCAGTCAGAAAAAAGCCTATGAAGCACAAGGCGATGTTCTTTATTCCATCGAATCCTTCAAGGATTATGGCAAGCTGAGTGGTCGCAACACCGACGACTTGTTGGCGGGTGCCCGTGTTGAAGTCGATGAAAAGAAACGCAACCCCATGGATTTTGCCCTGTGGAAAGCGGCAAAGCCGGGTGAAGTGTCCTGGCCATCGCCTTGGGGCCCAGGGCGTCCGGGCTGGCACATTGAGTGCTCGGCGATGATCAAAAATCTTTTCGGCGATCAGATCGACATTCACGGGGGCGGCATGGACTTGATCTTCCCGCACCACGAAAATGAAATCGCACAAAGTGAAGGCTGCACCGGCAAAGCCTTCGTAAAATACTGGATGCACAACAACATGCTGAACTTCGGCGGGCAGAAAATGTCCAAGTCTTTGGGGAACATCGTGACTATGCGAGAATTCCTGGAGATGTACAACGCCGAGATCTACAAATGGATGATCCTGTCTGCGCACTATCGCACATTGAGTGACTTTGGTGATGAAGCCGTCGAGCGCGCCGTGGGCGGGTTGTCCCGTGTGTATTCTGCGCTTTCCATGGCTGAAAGCTATCTGACTGCGGAAGTGACTCAGGAGGATGCTGCTTTTGCGAAAATCACGCAAGACGCCTGGAAGAAAGTGGAAGAAGCCATGAATCATGACTTCGGAACACCGGATGCGTTTGCGGCGATGTTTGAAGTGGTCCGCCAGTTCAATGCTCAGGTTCGCCGTGGCATGAAAGTGAACCCAGCGATTCAAGGCAAAGCTTTGGCTTTCCATAACTTCGTTCGCAAAATGGGTTCAATGATGAGTTTGTTCCAGGAACCGGCGCACGCCTTCCTGATCAAGCTTGATGATATGTTGCTGAAGAAAATGAACCTTGAAAGGTCTGCAGTGAATGCATTGGTTGCAGAACGTGGCGAGGCTCGCGCAGCGAAGGACTTTGCGAAGTCTGATGAATTGCGCGCGAAAATCACCGCTTTGGGCATTTCAGTCAGCGACACTCCGGAAGGAAGCTTCTGGGAAGTGACGAAGTAG
- a CDS encoding CarD family transcriptional regulator yields the protein MQTFEVGDNAVYPGYGVVKVVSIETKEMLGTKTTFYNMQLVDTGLKIMIPTTNVKSAGLRPIISKSEASRVVGILKEKDIKIDNQTWNRRYREYMEKIKTGSVFEIAEVLRDLFLLKADKELSFGERKMLDSARSLLLKELTLATSQEELFKEEEVKAIFGITG from the coding sequence ATGCAGACGTTTGAAGTCGGTGATAATGCAGTTTATCCTGGATACGGCGTTGTTAAAGTGGTTTCTATTGAAACCAAAGAGATGCTTGGTACTAAGACTACGTTCTACAACATGCAGTTGGTGGACACAGGTCTGAAGATCATGATCCCTACCACGAACGTGAAGTCCGCGGGTCTGCGTCCTATCATCTCCAAGTCCGAAGCATCCCGAGTTGTTGGAATTCTTAAAGAAAAAGACATCAAGATCGACAATCAGACATGGAATCGCCGTTATCGCGAGTACATGGAGAAGATCAAAACCGGTTCCGTATTCGAGATTGCTGAAGTTTTACGCGATTTGTTCCTTTTGAAAGCGGACAAAGAGCTGTCCTTCGGTGAGCGCAAGATGCTTGATTCTGCGCGCAGCCTGCTGTTGAAAGAGCTGACTTTGGCGACAAGCCAGGAAGAGCTGTTCAAAGAGGAAGAAGTTAAAGCCATCTTCGGTATCACGGGTTAG
- the gltX gene encoding glutamate--tRNA ligase, giving the protein MSSKISPHVRVRFAPSPTGYLHVGGARTALYNYLFAKKNGGEFILRIEDTDEARSTQESLRGVVDDLVWLGLKWDEGVDPVTLKDVGPSGPYRQSERLHIYKEIADQLLKEGKAYYCFMTEEEIEKQKAAAGSFAHLVSPYQDWSLEQALERLKTGDKAVVRFKTKNLVKDYIFTDLVRGEVKFPSDMVGDFVLLRSDGMPVYNFCCVVDDHLMKMTHVFRAEEHLPNTLRQLMIYEAMNWQAPEFGHMALILDEDRQKLSKRKGAVACGQLKDEGYLASAVLNFIALLGWSDPQGREILSVKDMLEVFDISRLNPSGAIFDRVKFKWMNAQHLRALPNAELWTAVAPFLARENMDLPSDPAWQSKSLDLFKPYMEVLADAIELYRPLNDKSYVILPEADETLKWESTKAVLTSWKNLLQAHPSDYMTEEEFLKMQDEVKNQTGSKGKHLFMPIRVAVIGKPHGAELKTLVPLMKKSSLVARAEQALAKV; this is encoded by the coding sequence ATGTCCTCGAAAATCTCTCCGCATGTTCGTGTTCGTTTTGCCCCATCCCCAACGGGTTATTTGCACGTGGGGGGCGCAAGAACCGCTCTTTACAACTACCTTTTCGCCAAGAAAAACGGCGGTGAGTTCATCCTGCGTATCGAAGACACGGACGAGGCCCGTTCCACTCAAGAATCCCTGCGTGGGGTGGTGGATGACCTGGTTTGGCTGGGTTTGAAATGGGACGAAGGCGTGGACCCGGTGACGTTGAAAGACGTGGGCCCGAGTGGTCCTTACCGTCAAAGTGAGCGTCTGCATATCTACAAAGAAATCGCTGATCAGCTTCTGAAAGAAGGCAAAGCGTACTATTGCTTCATGACCGAAGAGGAAATTGAAAAGCAAAAAGCCGCAGCCGGAAGCTTTGCTCACCTGGTGTCTCCTTATCAGGATTGGTCTTTGGAACAAGCTTTGGAGCGTCTGAAGACCGGCGACAAAGCCGTGGTTCGTTTCAAAACCAAAAATCTGGTGAAAGATTATATCTTCACCGATCTTGTGCGCGGTGAAGTGAAGTTCCCATCCGACATGGTGGGGGACTTTGTCCTGCTTCGTTCTGACGGAATGCCGGTTTACAACTTCTGCTGCGTGGTCGATGACCACCTGATGAAGATGACCCATGTTTTCCGTGCGGAAGAACATCTGCCAAACACTCTTCGTCAGTTGATGATCTATGAGGCGATGAACTGGCAGGCGCCGGAGTTCGGTCATATGGCTTTGATTCTGGATGAAGACCGCCAAAAACTTTCCAAGCGCAAAGGCGCTGTAGCTTGCGGTCAGTTGAAAGACGAAGGTTATCTGGCAAGTGCCGTTTTGAACTTCATCGCATTGCTGGGATGGTCTGATCCTCAAGGGCGAGAGATCCTGTCTGTGAAAGACATGCTGGAAGTGTTTGATATTTCCCGTTTGAATCCATCCGGTGCGATCTTTGACCGTGTGAAATTCAAATGGATGAATGCGCAGCACCTGCGTGCGTTGCCAAACGCGGAACTTTGGACGGCGGTGGCTCCGTTCCTGGCTCGTGAAAACATGGATCTGCCAAGTGATCCTGCGTGGCAAAGCAAGTCTTTGGATTTGTTCAAGCCCTACATGGAAGTCCTGGCTGATGCGATCGAACTGTATCGTCCGTTGAATGATAAATCTTATGTGATCCTGCCGGAAGCCGATGAAACCCTGAAGTGGGAATCCACCAAAGCGGTTCTGACCTCCTGGAAAAACCTGCTTCAGGCGCACCCTTCTGACTATATGACAGAAGAAGAGTTCCTGAAAATGCAGGATGAAGTGAAAAATCAGACCGGTTCCAAAGGCAAACACCTGTTCATGCCGATTCGTGTGGCGGTGATCGGGAAGCCTCATGGTGCGGAACTGAAGACACTTGTGCCGTTGATGAAAAAATCCTCGCTGGTGGCCCGCGCAGAGCAGGCCCTGGCAAAAGTGTAG